The following are from one region of the Stigmatella ashevillena genome:
- a CDS encoding GAF domain-containing sensor histidine kinase — MMRRRTFMPRAGAGLPAYALSGVLPFLALVLSLLSLPGQYADALPLTFVPGLLILGSLAVLHSVSTRLNAPAPNPSRHRVERVEALFTAVGRALSSVQSPEMLTAALSRICVPEAADACLLFVPGEEGSPKAVASAHACVELEPRLGDLARLLAASREGRVARALSTGQGQRFDRGALERLSRETPEGQFLQAFGVRSCLIVPLAVGPQVLGVLVLMSTHPRHSYSAVDQAFMEELAGRAALTLDNARLRAEAQRMLEFIGVAAHDLGNPLCALQLRLRRLRSAAAQAEGRLGEGLVHAEQETRRLGQLVHNMLDLSQLGSGSLTLEPEPLDLSQLVHQLAERHMDQAHASGCTLTVDAGPSTPGHWDRLRLERVLTNLLSNAFKFGRGAPVRISVHDEAHHTVLRVKDHGIGIAPEAQQRIFGRFERAPSTERQAGVGLGLYIVRQLVQAHGGAIRVSSQPGHGTEFTVSLPHPTPRM; from the coding sequence ATGATGCGCCGTCGGACCTTCATGCCGCGAGCGGGGGCTGGACTGCCTGCCTATGCCCTGTCTGGGGTGTTGCCCTTTCTCGCGCTGGTCCTGTCCCTGCTGTCTTTGCCCGGCCAGTACGCCGACGCCCTCCCACTCACGTTCGTTCCGGGGTTGCTGATCCTCGGAAGCCTCGCGGTGCTGCACAGCGTCTCCACGCGCCTGAACGCTCCGGCGCCCAACCCCTCCCGCCACCGGGTGGAGCGCGTCGAGGCCCTCTTCACCGCCGTCGGCCGCGCCCTGTCCTCGGTCCAGTCGCCCGAGATGCTCACCGCCGCCCTGTCGCGCATTTGTGTCCCCGAGGCGGCCGATGCCTGCCTCCTGTTCGTCCCTGGCGAAGAGGGGAGCCCGAAGGCCGTGGCCTCCGCCCACGCCTGTGTGGAGTTGGAGCCGCGCCTGGGGGATCTCGCGCGCCTGCTGGCCGCCAGCCGGGAGGGCCGCGTCGCCCGCGCGCTGAGCACCGGCCAGGGCCAGCGCTTCGACCGGGGAGCCCTGGAGCGCCTGTCCCGAGAGACGCCCGAGGGCCAGTTCCTCCAGGCATTCGGGGTGCGCTCCTGCCTCATCGTTCCTTTGGCCGTGGGGCCGCAGGTGCTCGGCGTCCTCGTCCTGATGTCCACCCACCCTCGGCACAGCTACAGCGCGGTGGACCAGGCCTTCATGGAGGAGCTGGCCGGCCGCGCCGCCCTCACGCTGGACAACGCCCGGCTCCGGGCCGAGGCCCAGCGCATGCTCGAGTTCATTGGCGTCGCGGCGCATGATCTCGGCAACCCGCTGTGCGCCCTCCAGCTCCGCCTGCGCCGGCTGCGCTCCGCCGCGGCCCAGGCCGAGGGCCGGCTGGGCGAGGGGCTCGTCCACGCGGAGCAGGAGACGCGGAGGCTCGGGCAGCTCGTGCACAACATGCTGGACCTGTCCCAGCTGGGCTCAGGCTCCCTCACCCTGGAGCCAGAGCCCCTGGACCTGTCCCAACTGGTCCACCAGCTCGCCGAGCGCCACATGGACCAGGCCCATGCCAGCGGGTGCACGCTCACCGTGGACGCCGGTCCTAGCACCCCGGGGCATTGGGATCGGCTGCGCCTGGAGCGCGTGTTGACCAACCTGCTGAGCAATGCCTTCAAGTTCGGCCGCGGCGCCCCCGTGCGGATCAGCGTCCACGACGAAGCGCACCACACCGTGCTGCGCGTCAAGGACCACGGCATCGGCATTGCCCCCGAGGCCCAGCAGCGCATCTTCGGCCGCTTCGAGCGGGCCCCCAGCACCGAGCGCCAGGCGGGCGTCGGCCTCGGCCTCTACATCGTCCGCCAGCTCGTCCAGGCCCATGGCGGCGCCATCCGCGTCTCCAGCCAGCCCGGGCACGGCACGGAGTTCACCGTTTCCCTCCCGCACCCCACTCCGCGGATGTAG